In one Campylobacter insulaenigrae NCTC 12927 genomic region, the following are encoded:
- the fliF gene encoding flagellar basal-body MS-ring/collar protein FliF yields the protein MDYKTMLHQVGQLYQNLSLKQRIIIAASIVVVVGFLVFLTLFRSGSSMANDAGYSVLFENANTSDSAMIVTQLEKSGVPYILRNEGTILVPNEQVYKQRLAIASAGLLPKDNKVGFELFDKQEFGATEAEQKVKYQRALEGELARTIESLEPIHSATVHIAFAKDTLFTQQQVPPTASVALTVKDGLKLNKKQIMGIKNLIASSVTKLTPENVKIMDQKGIPLDDEEGFADDLIAAQIKYKRDQEYELEQKIVSAIAPFAGGYDRVVAKVSIDYDFSKEQSQSEVYDPNTVVRSEQTLEEHKEGFKDKEIQGVPGAVSNIGPVEGLDDKGAREIYTKNQTTTNNEISKKITNTTKQFATIKRISAAVVVDGKYKVITDDQGNITNEYISLNEKEIQAIENLTKGAIGFNLARGDAVEVNNLEFHKTAKVEDKVQTFYTKFVEPFIPPVKYVFAALLLFIFYKKVIVPFSQKMLADIKLEEEMEGKEGQFIDDAEDAIEKFNAARKKVEEQLGFGDNFDEDSLQYDVLLEKLRGVANEKAEEVALLLQKLVENEAEFGEKDI from the coding sequence GGCTAATGATGCAGGTTATTCTGTGTTATTTGAAAATGCTAATACTAGTGATTCGGCTATGATTGTGACGCAACTTGAAAAAAGTGGTGTGCCTTATATTTTACGCAATGAAGGAACCATTTTAGTACCTAATGAACAAGTTTATAAACAGAGATTAGCTATAGCTTCTGCTGGATTATTACCAAAAGATAATAAAGTAGGTTTTGAACTTTTTGATAAACAAGAATTTGGAGCAACAGAAGCTGAACAAAAAGTAAAATATCAAAGAGCCTTAGAAGGTGAATTAGCAAGAACTATAGAAAGCTTAGAACCAATACATAGTGCAACAGTTCATATTGCGTTTGCAAAAGATACTCTTTTTACCCAACAACAAGTTCCACCCACTGCATCAGTTGCTCTAACGGTTAAAGATGGGCTAAAATTAAATAAAAAACAAATCATGGGAATTAAGAATTTAATTGCCTCTTCAGTTACAAAACTTACTCCAGAAAACGTAAAAATTATGGATCAAAAAGGTATTCCACTAGATGATGAAGAAGGTTTTGCAGATGATTTAATAGCAGCACAAATAAAATACAAAAGAGATCAAGAATACGAATTAGAGCAAAAAATTGTTTCAGCTATTGCACCGTTTGCTGGTGGTTATGATAGAGTTGTTGCAAAGGTTAGTATTGATTATGATTTTTCAAAAGAACAATCTCAAAGCGAAGTTTATGATCCTAATACAGTAGTGCGTAGCGAACAAACTTTAGAAGAACATAAAGAAGGATTTAAAGATAAGGAAATTCAAGGTGTTCCTGGTGCTGTTTCTAATATAGGCCCAGTAGAAGGTTTAGATGATAAAGGTGCACGCGAAATTTATACAAAAAATCAAACTACTACTAACAATGAAATATCAAAAAAGATTACTAACACAACTAAACAATTTGCAACTATCAAAAGAATTTCAGCAGCTGTTGTTGTAGATGGAAAATATAAGGTTATTACTGATGATCAGGGAAATATTACCAATGAATATATTTCTTTAAATGAAAAAGAAATTCAAGCTATTGAAAATTTAACCAAAGGTGCTATAGGCTTTAATCTTGCTAGAGGTGATGCAGTAGAAGTTAATAACTTAGAATTCCATAAAACTGCTAAAGTTGAAGATAAAGTGCAAACTTTTTATACAAAATTTGTTGAACCATTTATACCACCTGTTAAATACGTTTTTGCTGCACTTTTACTCTTTATTTTTTACAAAAAAGTTATTGTGCCATTTTCACAAAAGATGCTTGCAGATATTAAACTTGAAGAAGAAATGGAAGGCAAAGAAGGACAATTTATTGATGATGCTGAAGACGCTATTGAGAAATTTAATGCTGCTCGTAAAAAGGTTGAAGAGCAGCTTGGATTTGGAGATAATTTTGATGAGGATTCATTACAATATGATGTATTACTTGAAAAATTAAGAGGCGTTGCAAATGAGAAAGCAGAAGAAGTGGCTTTATTGTTACAAAAGCTTGTTGAAAATGAAGCAGAATTTGGCGAGAAGGATATCTAA